A region from the Stygiolobus caldivivus genome encodes:
- a CDS encoding V0D/AC39 family V-type ATPase subunit: MSLAYTTALTRVYKSQILTTGTVNELLEADNWKDVVNILKEKGIISEVPQTLTDFQIYMKNRSLQILSTLRNYTLSNKISSSIIDLYKYLIELDDIEAIISSALTRSLSFQVYLLKDLSDLKPQSLEDVVSSLNGVEREGLEFAIERSHNKTPSEVNTYLEYYFIYKISSIVETFKGDWISKAKEIICGYKDYYSALLAYKLHEQVESICRMTKEMIRDIANSTSKQEVIDILSRSPYGKNITSDDVYYAFANFKRIARIEARKAALSAFMGSPFTPVTVMALAELIRLDTEDIITITNGLALVRNGENRQKIIEDIKSLLSFELI, from the coding sequence ATGAGTCTTGCGTATACCACTGCTCTAACACGCGTATATAAAAGCCAGATCCTCACAACAGGGACTGTTAATGAACTATTAGAAGCCGATAACTGGAAAGATGTAGTTAATATATTAAAAGAGAAAGGAATTATTTCTGAAGTACCTCAGACGCTCACTGATTTCCAGATTTACATGAAAAACAGGTCGTTACAAATATTATCGACCTTAAGAAATTATACACTGTCTAATAAGATATCTTCATCTATAATAGATCTCTACAAATACTTAATAGAACTTGACGATATCGAGGCTATTATTTCTTCGGCCTTAACGCGGAGTTTAAGCTTTCAGGTTTACTTACTAAAGGACTTGTCAGATTTAAAGCCCCAGTCTCTAGAAGACGTAGTATCGTCACTGAATGGTGTAGAAAGAGAAGGATTAGAATTTGCAATAGAGAGGTCACATAATAAGACCCCCTCAGAAGTTAACACTTATTTAGAATATTATTTTATATACAAAATATCATCAATTGTTGAAACATTCAAAGGGGACTGGATCTCTAAAGCCAAAGAAATTATATGCGGTTATAAGGATTATTATTCTGCCCTTCTAGCATATAAATTACATGAACAAGTAGAATCTATATGTAGAATGACTAAGGAAATGATAAGAGATATTGCAAACTCCACCTCAAAACAAGAGGTCATAGATATTTTATCAAGGTCTCCCTACGGTAAAAACATAACATCTGATGATGTATACTACGCATTTGCCAACTTTAAGAGAATTGCGAGAATTGAAGCGAGAAAAGCAGCCCTTAGTGCATTTATGGGTTCTCCCTTTACGCCAGTTACTGTTATGGCACTAGCTGAACTTATTAGATTAGACACTGAAGACATCATAACTATTACTAACGGTCTTGCATTAGTGAGAAATGGTGAAAATAGACAGAAAATAATAGAAGACATTAAGAGCCTACTTTCCTTTGAGCTCATCTAA
- a CDS encoding ribbon-helix-helix domain-containing protein — translation MRIITVKLPEQFLEAIDELVNTGRYTSRSEVIRAALNDFIRKELWIENG, via the coding sequence ATGAGAATAATAACTGTAAAGCTACCTGAACAGTTCCTAGAAGCTATTGATGAGTTAGTAAATACTGGAAGATATACTTCAAGAAGTGAAGTAATTAGGGCTGCTCTAAATGACTTTATTAGGAAAGAACTGTGGATAGAAAATGGATAA
- the kae1 gene encoding KEOPS complex N(6)-L-threonylcarbamoyladenine synthase Kae1, producing the protein MIVLGIESTAHTFGVGIVKEDKSEVKILSNVKDTFVPKEGGMKPSDLGKHHSEKAPEIVKLALDKAGISINNVDYIAVALGPGIGPALRVGATVARALALAFNKKLVPVNHGIAHIEIGRFTTNSVDPLILYLSGGNTIITVFVDGKYRVFGETLDIALGNMMDTFVREVGLAPPYVVNGVHQIDICAEKSENYIKLPYVVKGQDISYSGLLTAALKAVKQEKLEDVCYSLRENAFDMLLEATERALALTAKKELLIVGGVAASVSLKEKLRRLEEEWEIKVKIVPPEYSGDNGAMIAYTGLLAAKMGVTIPIEDSRVRPRWRIDKVDIPWRS; encoded by the coding sequence ATGATCGTTTTAGGGATAGAAAGTACAGCACATACTTTTGGAGTAGGGATAGTAAAGGAAGATAAATCAGAAGTAAAGATTTTATCTAACGTTAAAGATACGTTTGTACCTAAAGAGGGAGGGATGAAACCCTCCGATTTAGGTAAACATCACTCTGAAAAAGCACCTGAGATAGTAAAACTTGCGTTAGATAAGGCAGGGATCTCAATAAATAACGTCGATTACATCGCCGTAGCATTAGGCCCTGGTATCGGTCCCGCTTTGAGAGTTGGAGCAACAGTAGCTAGGGCCCTAGCTTTAGCTTTTAATAAGAAACTTGTCCCCGTTAACCACGGGATTGCACACATAGAGATTGGGCGTTTTACTACAAATTCTGTAGACCCTCTAATTCTATATTTGTCTGGTGGGAACACAATTATTACAGTGTTTGTCGATGGTAAATACAGAGTATTTGGAGAGACTTTAGATATAGCGTTAGGAAATATGATGGACACATTCGTTAGGGAAGTAGGTCTAGCTCCTCCTTATGTAGTGAATGGTGTGCATCAAATAGATATCTGCGCAGAAAAGAGTGAAAACTATATTAAGTTACCTTATGTGGTCAAAGGACAAGATATATCTTATTCGGGTTTGCTTACTGCTGCATTGAAAGCTGTGAAGCAGGAAAAGCTAGAAGATGTGTGCTACAGTTTAAGGGAAAATGCGTTCGACATGCTATTAGAAGCAACAGAAAGGGCATTAGCATTAACGGCTAAAAAGGAGCTGTTAATAGTCGGAGGAGTAGCAGCTAGTGTGAGCTTAAAGGAAAAACTGAGGAGGCTTGAAGAGGAGTGGGAGATAAAAGTAAAAATAGTCCCACCAGAGTACTCGGGAGATAACGGTGCAATGATAGCATACACTGGGTTGCTAGCAGCTAAAATGGGTGTTACGATACCCATAGAGGATAGTAGAGTAAGACCTAGGTGGAGAATTGACAAAGTTGATATACCATGGAGGAGCTGA
- a CDS encoding 30S ribosomal protein S27ae — MPQNKGNEGTKAVVRTYYVIEGDKVKLKNKKCPRCGSIMAHHMKPVERWACGKCGYTEFIGKGR; from the coding sequence ATGCCGCAAAACAAGGGTAATGAAGGAACCAAAGCTGTTGTAAGGACTTATTACGTTATTGAAGGAGATAAGGTCAAACTTAAAAATAAAAAGTGTCCTAGATGTGGAAGTATAATGGCACACCACATGAAACCAGTCGAGAGGTGGGCTTGCGGAAAGTGCGGGTATACGGAATTCATAGGTAAAGGGAGATGA
- a CDS encoding sulfide-dependent adenosine diphosphate thiazole synthase, producing the protein MESDSIQIKSVEESKISKYIIEYTMKDWLNIIENDVVIVGAGPSGMAAAYYLAKAGLKTVVFERRLSFGGGIGGGAMLFHKIVIESPADEILREMGINLVKAEEGVYIVDTAEFMAKLASSAISAGAKIIHGITVDDVIFRENPLRVAGVAVEWTATQMAGLHVDPIFISAKAVVDATGHDAEVISVASRKIPDLGIVIPGERSAYSELAEKLTVENTGMVAPGLYAAGMAVTEVKNLPRMGPIFGAMVLSGKKVAEDIIRDLRNS; encoded by the coding sequence ATGGAATCTGACTCGATCCAAATTAAATCGGTAGAGGAAAGCAAGATCAGTAAGTACATAATAGAATATACAATGAAAGACTGGCTTAATATAATTGAAAACGATGTGGTAATCGTTGGTGCTGGTCCGTCTGGAATGGCGGCTGCATATTATTTAGCTAAGGCCGGGTTAAAGACCGTAGTATTCGAACGGAGGCTTAGTTTCGGGGGCGGGATAGGCGGAGGGGCTATGTTGTTCCATAAGATTGTAATTGAGAGCCCTGCAGATGAGATCCTCAGGGAGATGGGCATTAATTTAGTTAAAGCCGAGGAAGGGGTATATATAGTTGATACCGCTGAGTTCATGGCTAAGTTAGCTTCATCAGCTATATCAGCCGGAGCTAAGATAATTCACGGGATAACTGTTGATGATGTTATATTTAGGGAAAACCCACTTAGAGTAGCAGGAGTTGCAGTAGAATGGACTGCCACCCAAATGGCAGGGCTTCACGTTGACCCTATATTTATTTCTGCAAAAGCAGTAGTAGACGCTACCGGACATGATGCCGAAGTAATTTCAGTGGCATCAAGAAAGATACCGGACTTAGGGATTGTTATCCCAGGTGAGAGGTCTGCGTACAGTGAGCTTGCTGAAAAGCTTACGGTAGAAAATACTGGAATGGTTGCACCTGGGTTATATGCTGCAGGAATGGCTGTTACCGAAGTGAAAAACTTACCCCGAATGGGGCCCATATTCGGGGCTATGGTTCTATCTGGAAAGAAAGTTGCCGAAGACATAATAAGGGATTTGCGTAACTCTTAA
- the endA gene encoding tRNA-intron lyase, with amino-acid sequence MPPRGKLIKDKVLVEDVTDARSIYSFGYYGKPLDILKPKTPDDIKSPLILSIIEAVYLLKKGLIEVQGDIDGNEKNLSYDELYKIGADTLPRFGILYSVYEDLRDKNYVVRSGIKYGADFAVYTIGPGIEHAPYLVIALKEDEDISPNEILGFGRVSHSTRKELILGIVNPVTKNIRYIIFKWLKI; translated from the coding sequence ATGCCACCGAGAGGGAAACTTATAAAGGACAAAGTCCTTGTAGAAGACGTTACTGATGCTAGGTCTATCTATTCGTTTGGATACTATGGTAAACCCCTAGATATTCTAAAGCCAAAGACCCCAGACGATATAAAGAGTCCGCTTATACTTTCTATAATAGAAGCGGTATATTTGTTGAAGAAGGGACTCATAGAAGTACAAGGGGATATTGACGGGAACGAGAAAAATCTCAGTTACGATGAATTATATAAAATTGGGGCGGATACGCTACCTAGGTTTGGTATACTATATTCAGTATATGAAGATTTGAGAGACAAGAACTATGTGGTCAGGTCTGGGATAAAATATGGGGCTGATTTTGCTGTATACACCATAGGTCCAGGTATCGAACATGCCCCCTACTTGGTCATAGCTTTAAAAGAAGACGAAGATATCTCGCCCAATGAAATATTAGGTTTCGGTAGGGTCTCTCACAGTACAAGGAAAGAGCTAATACTGGGAATAGTAAATCCAGTGACCAAGAATATAAGGTACATAATATTTAAATGGCTGAAAATCTAA
- a CDS encoding DUF47 family protein, whose amino-acid sequence MGVPELNIEEQIQTISNSILDQLRILYQQFTESNVNHMQAYSKIDGIKSSVEDLRYKVGEYVLKVSEGLLYSNLYLDVIMQLEKVSQNIGAASYRFGVLSNKVKNQDQTLLTLAVSMVEKLIAATTNIMEAVRLLSVNAKKSSEKARNVIKIEEEIDDLYRNFELKLFEKQNSDMAFLMLSKDIADRLEDCADLLRDAANDLMYLSFLRE is encoded by the coding sequence ATGGGTGTTCCTGAGCTTAACATTGAAGAGCAAATACAAACTATATCCAATTCTATATTAGACCAGCTTAGAATATTGTACCAGCAATTTACAGAATCTAACGTAAACCATATGCAGGCATATTCTAAAATAGACGGTATAAAATCGTCTGTAGAAGACTTGAGATATAAGGTCGGAGAATACGTATTAAAGGTAAGTGAAGGTTTACTGTACAGTAACTTGTACTTGGATGTAATCATGCAACTTGAGAAAGTTTCACAAAATATCGGGGCCGCTTCATATAGGTTTGGAGTGCTCAGCAATAAGGTTAAGAACCAAGACCAGACTCTTTTAACTCTAGCTGTTTCGATGGTAGAAAAGCTCATAGCTGCTACAACTAACATTATGGAGGCTGTGAGGCTCTTGTCTGTTAATGCAAAAAAGTCATCTGAAAAGGCTAGAAACGTGATAAAGATAGAGGAAGAAATAGATGATCTATATAGAAATTTTGAGTTAAAACTTTTTGAGAAACAAAATAGCGATATGGCTTTCTTGATGTTGAGTAAAGATATCGCAGATAGGCTGGAAGATTGTGCAGACCTACTGAGAGATGCAGCAAATGACCTTATGTATTTAAGTTTTTTAAGGGAATAG
- a CDS encoding 30S ribosomal protein S24e, whose protein sequence is MSQQLKVKVSDKAEGIVEKDIQNNVFNRRELYIKIYHIGSGTPSRKEIISALSAIYGAKEDLIVVKDIETVYGGGISYVRVNIYKNKEDLEKIEPKHLIGRDTGQKVKKGGKNAAKQG, encoded by the coding sequence ATGTCTCAACAATTAAAGGTTAAGGTATCGGATAAAGCCGAAGGGATAGTAGAAAAGGACATCCAGAATAATGTTTTTAATAGGAGAGAACTTTATATAAAGATATATCATATAGGTTCTGGGACTCCATCTAGAAAAGAGATAATAAGCGCGTTATCAGCCATATACGGTGCTAAAGAAGACTTAATCGTGGTAAAGGACATAGAAACTGTCTACGGTGGAGGAATTAGCTATGTAAGAGTAAATATTTACAAGAATAAAGAAGACTTAGAGAAAATAGAGCCAAAACACTTAATAGGAAGAGATACGGGGCAAAAAGTAAAGAAAGGTGGTAAGAATGCCGCAAAACAAGGGTAA
- a CDS encoding carbon-nitrogen hydrolase family protein: protein MLIGLLHLKLREASKKANIEKARKLIKDAKERGAKLVILPSLFPVGNVFEIYENDKKSKSIIRNLSEKIPGSITDTLINLATEGEIHLIAGPILEQAGPKVFLTTLIISPQGEIVGKYRKVIVSERDVRLGISSGKEPVFMSLDKRYGILAEDDIFSPEINRVLALGNASAVIGSIKAYSRGYDVVKNVAITRTLENGIPYILVGEVIEDENGDIIGSSPTFVTSTNSLIYKQAEEEDSVLYVETTVLMQESSKDRIGKINNIETILQGLCKNIKKMRSVERKRLSQGDKAEKEEEEEE, encoded by the coding sequence ATGCTTATAGGACTGTTGCATTTAAAACTCAGAGAGGCCAGCAAAAAAGCTAACATTGAGAAGGCTAGAAAGTTAATCAAAGATGCTAAAGAAAGAGGTGCGAAATTAGTCATACTCCCTTCTTTGTTTCCGGTAGGTAATGTTTTCGAGATCTATGAGAATGACAAGAAGTCAAAAAGTATCATCAGAAATCTATCAGAAAAAATACCCGGTTCTATTACAGATACGTTAATAAATCTGGCTACAGAGGGCGAAATACATTTAATAGCGGGACCTATACTAGAACAAGCAGGTCCTAAAGTTTTTCTAACAACACTAATTATTTCTCCTCAAGGAGAAATAGTGGGTAAATATAGAAAAGTTATAGTGTCAGAGAGAGACGTAAGATTAGGAATATCGTCGGGTAAGGAACCAGTATTTATGTCTCTTGATAAAAGGTATGGAATATTAGCTGAGGACGACATTTTCTCACCAGAAATAAATAGAGTATTGGCCCTAGGTAATGCCTCAGCAGTTATAGGTTCCATAAAAGCTTACTCTAGGGGATACGATGTAGTCAAGAATGTAGCTATCACGAGAACTTTAGAGAACGGAATACCGTATATATTAGTGGGAGAAGTAATAGAAGACGAAAATGGAGATATAATTGGTTCGTCACCAACTTTTGTGACAAGTACTAACTCCCTTATTTATAAACAAGCAGAGGAAGAAGATAGTGTATTGTATGTAGAAACTACCGTTCTAATGCAAGAAAGTTCAAAAGACCGCATAGGTAAGATAAATAACATCGAAACAATTCTTCAAGGTCTATGTAAAAATATAAAGAAAATGAGATCAGTAGAAAGGAAGAGGTTAAGTCAGGGAGATAAAGCAGAAAAAGAAGAAGAGGAAGAAGAATAA
- a CDS encoding tRNA (adenine-N1)-methyltransferase: MPLKEGDTVVIWIDPKRIYLVRLEKGKKFGSDKGSIDLSQLEGLEYGSSITLSTGSKAYLLKPTPLDAYNGLRRPSQVLYPKDISYMIYVSGIKEGDKVVEAGTGSGFLTISLAYVVGDKGKVITYDIREDMQEVAKRNISFMGLQSRVDFKIKDIREGIDETDVDAIFLDMPDPWKTIPHAYSSLKPSGSILIFVPTVNQVEKSVLQMRQFDFVDIHAEELIVREYQVKENATRPKNIGVVHTGFIIRARKSIKGS; the protein is encoded by the coding sequence ATGCCATTAAAAGAAGGCGATACGGTAGTTATATGGATTGACCCAAAAAGAATATACCTCGTAAGGTTGGAAAAAGGGAAAAAATTCGGCTCAGATAAGGGATCTATCGATCTATCACAACTGGAAGGACTGGAGTACGGCTCATCAATAACACTATCCACCGGTTCAAAGGCTTATTTATTAAAACCTACACCGTTAGATGCATACAACGGTTTACGAAGACCATCTCAAGTACTATATCCTAAAGACATTTCATATATGATTTATGTATCTGGAATTAAAGAAGGTGATAAGGTCGTAGAAGCAGGTACTGGATCGGGGTTTCTAACAATATCTTTAGCATATGTAGTAGGAGATAAAGGAAAAGTAATAACCTATGATATTAGAGAAGATATGCAAGAAGTCGCAAAACGAAATATATCTTTTATGGGGCTCCAAAGTAGAGTCGACTTCAAAATAAAAGACATCCGAGAAGGGATAGACGAGACTGACGTTGATGCAATTTTTCTGGATATGCCTGATCCATGGAAAACAATCCCCCATGCCTATAGTTCTCTTAAACCTTCAGGTAGCATTCTGATTTTTGTGCCAACTGTTAATCAAGTAGAAAAATCAGTATTACAAATGAGGCAGTTCGACTTTGTTGATATCCATGCTGAAGAACTAATAGTTAGAGAATATCAGGTAAAAGAAAACGCTACAAGGCCTAAAAATATAGGTGTAGTCCATACAGGTTTTATAATTAGGGCGAGGAAATCAATAAAAGGGAGTTAA
- a CDS encoding XTP/dITP diphosphatase — MSSALKNSILLVTSNENKYKEIAEIAKDYKVELEWLKIPKLEIQADTLEEVVRYSAIVIFQLVKRPLIVEDSGLFIKSLNDFPGPYTNYVRRKLGLEGILKLLEGKNDRSAYFKTSLCYIDEARQLLFNGTVNGRISDTIRGEKGFGFDPIFIPEGESRTFAEMSTEEKNRYSHRSKAFKAFLEYYTNQ; from the coding sequence ATAAGTAGTGCATTAAAGAACTCTATATTATTAGTAACTTCCAATGAAAATAAGTACAAGGAAATAGCAGAAATAGCTAAGGATTATAAAGTAGAATTAGAATGGTTGAAGATACCTAAACTTGAAATACAAGCAGATACATTAGAGGAAGTAGTTAGGTACTCCGCAATTGTTATATTTCAACTCGTAAAGAGACCTTTGATAGTTGAGGACAGCGGTTTATTCATTAAGTCACTAAATGATTTCCCTGGGCCCTACACTAATTACGTAAGGAGAAAATTAGGTTTAGAAGGTATTCTAAAACTCCTTGAAGGTAAGAACGATAGATCAGCTTACTTTAAAACCTCTTTGTGTTATATCGACGAGGCAAGGCAACTATTATTTAACGGAACTGTTAACGGAAGAATAAGCGATACGATAAGGGGAGAAAAAGGGTTTGGGTTTGATCCAATATTTATCCCAGAAGGGGAATCACGGACTTTTGCTGAAATGTCTACAGAGGAAAAAAATAGGTACTCGCATAGGTCTAAGGCTTTTAAAGCATTTTTAGAATATTATACAAATCAGTAA
- a CDS encoding aldo/keto reductase, whose protein sequence is MNLRRINNTLEVSEIGLGLWSIVTDEWGANINKAEELLRKAYELGINFFDTADVYGKGLGEQILGKIFSTKRDRVIILTKIGLDFYNKQKPIGNYNLDYLDFAFRQSLERLKTDYIDILMLHNPKGNDIRNKEVFDFLTSLKKDGKVRMIGVALGPTLGWGEEGLDAIKMGYESLEYIYNLIEVKPGIDFLNYDIGHFIRVPHASDALNEDKWPVVYDPKLHRHFKDINWINRAVEISKYLIPFARKKNMKLSQLALKFILYNKKVSSVIPNITNEIELREFTAVENMPDLDESDYSYLVSFYEKYFKELNEESIEETKRYK, encoded by the coding sequence ATGAATCTAAGACGCATAAATAATACACTTGAAGTATCTGAAATAGGATTGGGCTTATGGAGTATAGTGACAGATGAATGGGGAGCTAACATAAATAAGGCAGAAGAGTTACTAAGAAAAGCGTACGAATTAGGCATAAACTTCTTTGATACAGCCGACGTATATGGGAAAGGATTAGGGGAACAAATATTAGGGAAGATTTTTTCCACTAAGAGAGATAGAGTTATAATACTTACTAAAATCGGGCTAGATTTTTATAATAAACAAAAGCCAATAGGAAATTACAACTTAGATTACCTTGATTTTGCTTTTAGGCAAAGTCTAGAAAGATTAAAGACTGATTATATTGACATACTAATGCTGCATAACCCTAAGGGTAACGATATAAGAAATAAGGAAGTATTTGACTTTCTAACGAGCCTAAAGAAAGACGGTAAAGTTAGAATGATCGGAGTAGCATTAGGACCCACTTTAGGCTGGGGAGAAGAGGGACTAGACGCAATTAAGATGGGATACGAATCGTTAGAATATATTTACAACCTGATAGAAGTCAAACCTGGAATAGACTTTCTCAATTACGATATAGGCCACTTTATCAGAGTCCCTCACGCTTCTGACGCGTTAAATGAAGATAAATGGCCTGTAGTTTACGATCCTAAACTACACAGACATTTTAAAGATATAAACTGGATAAATAGGGCAGTAGAGATCTCTAAGTATCTCATACCATTTGCAAGGAAAAAGAACATGAAACTTTCTCAGCTTGCGCTTAAATTTATCTTATACAATAAGAAAGTTTCATCAGTCATACCTAATATAACTAATGAAATAGAATTAAGAGAGTTTACTGCAGTAGAAAACATGCCAGATCTAGATGAGAGTGACTATAGTTATTTGGTCTCTTTTTATGAAAAATACTTTAAGGAACTAAATGAAGAAAGTATAGAAGAAACTAAAAGGTATAAATAA
- a CDS encoding UbiX family flavin prenyltransferase, with protein sequence MAKETRAENGREKKNLIITGISGASGTIYAIRFLKVIKEMGFESEVIVTRGAIKVAEKECGIDLVSNINEFSFPVYMEDEIEAPPSSSSHTVKAIGMAIVPCSIRTLAEIASGIASNLLVRTALNFLRTRSRLVLLLRETPLGVIELENALKVAQAGGIILPASPGYYHHPKNIQDLIDFVVGKILDMLEVENNIYKHWGEDSTQSQGLCDRIS encoded by the coding sequence ATGGCTAAGGAGACAAGAGCAGAAAACGGGAGAGAAAAGAAAAACCTTATTATAACTGGGATTTCGGGAGCTAGCGGGACTATTTACGCAATAAGGTTCCTAAAGGTCATAAAAGAGATGGGTTTTGAATCAGAAGTAATAGTAACGAGAGGTGCAATTAAAGTAGCTGAGAAAGAATGTGGTATAGATCTCGTGTCAAACATTAATGAGTTTTCTTTCCCAGTCTATATGGAAGATGAAATAGAGGCTCCTCCATCTAGCTCAAGCCATACTGTTAAGGCAATAGGAATGGCCATAGTCCCTTGTAGTATTAGGACACTTGCAGAAATTGCTTCAGGGATAGCATCTAATTTACTAGTAAGGACTGCACTTAATTTTCTGAGGACTAGAAGTAGGTTAGTCTTGTTACTTAGAGAGACTCCATTAGGAGTTATAGAGCTGGAGAACGCTCTAAAGGTAGCACAAGCAGGAGGGATAATACTTCCAGCTTCTCCTGGTTATTACCATCATCCTAAAAACATTCAAGACTTAATTGACTTTGTAGTTGGGAAAATCCTTGATATGTTAGAAGTAGAAAATAATATTTATAAACATTGGGGTGAAGACTCTACACAAAGTCAAGGTCTCTGCGACCGTATTTCTTAG
- a CDS encoding Kae1-associated kinase Bud32, giving the protein MEELREIRRGAEAIIYEGYFAGIHAIFKKRIKKSYRHPQLDYEINSSRTKLEARLIYTSLVNGVNTPALLLVDPSEFLIVMEYLEGTTVKEYLQTYSGNERGLRELGAQMGEIIGKLHKIGISHGDPNTNNLILTKDGLFIIDFGLAKKAEDIEDLAVDIHVFLRSLESTHSKYQKVLFDSFLEGYKLFVDADKILEKVKEIRMRGRYVEERRKNNK; this is encoded by the coding sequence ATGGAGGAGCTGAGAGAAATAAGAAGAGGAGCGGAAGCCATAATATACGAAGGCTATTTTGCGGGTATTCACGCGATATTTAAAAAAAGGATAAAGAAAAGTTATAGACACCCTCAATTGGATTACGAAATTAATAGCAGTAGGACTAAGCTTGAAGCTAGGTTAATTTATACTTCATTGGTTAATGGTGTAAATACCCCTGCTTTACTTCTTGTGGATCCGTCAGAGTTCCTAATAGTTATGGAATACTTAGAAGGGACAACTGTAAAGGAGTACCTACAGACCTATAGTGGAAATGAAAGAGGGCTAAGAGAACTAGGAGCACAAATGGGCGAGATCATCGGAAAACTCCATAAAATAGGTATATCACACGGTGACCCAAATACGAATAACCTAATTTTGACAAAAGACGGGCTATTTATAATAGACTTCGGCCTGGCCAAGAAGGCTGAGGATATAGAGGACCTAGCTGTAGATATTCATGTTTTTCTACGTTCTCTAGAAAGCACCCATAGTAAGTACCAAAAGGTTTTATTCGACAGCTTTCTGGAGGGGTATAAGCTTTTCGTAGACGCAGATAAAATATTAGAAAAAGTAAAAGAGATTAGGATGAGGGGGAGATACGTTGAAGAACGGAGAAAGAACAATAAGTAG
- a CDS encoding TrmB family transcriptional regulator, with protein sequence MNQDLPIDEIIGRISKLASGLGISRNELKVYFLLLMKGKMTAKELSDNLGVSYTKIYPVLSKLESRGWVKRVGKKPAMFAANSLVDVWSTVKKNILESVEKIEKDVITPLSLLFSSQPSLYNIILLPPESLQNTLQQILKEQSTIFYLAISFEELLNDEILKLLEANAYKSDVKLILTRPREIPPVINFKVNESMFGSGVVTNRSIMLIIKSSEGVLFGLYSTHVYFVEIGKVYFNYLWERSSKQGNNA encoded by the coding sequence ATGAATCAAGATCTACCTATTGACGAAATAATAGGAAGAATTAGTAAGTTAGCTTCAGGGTTAGGAATAAGCAGGAATGAATTGAAAGTTTATTTCCTACTCTTAATGAAAGGTAAAATGACAGCCAAAGAGCTATCTGACAATCTCGGAGTTTCGTATACCAAAATTTACCCTGTTCTGTCAAAATTAGAGAGTAGAGGCTGGGTGAAAAGAGTAGGTAAAAAACCTGCAATGTTTGCTGCAAATTCTTTAGTTGACGTTTGGTCTACTGTAAAAAAGAATATACTAGAATCAGTGGAGAAAATAGAGAAAGATGTTATTACTCCGTTATCTCTACTGTTTTCGTCTCAGCCCTCTCTTTATAACATTATACTTTTGCCTCCCGAGAGCCTGCAAAATACGCTCCAGCAAATACTAAAAGAGCAATCAACTATATTCTATTTAGCTATTTCTTTCGAGGAATTATTAAACGATGAAATATTGAAACTTCTCGAGGCAAATGCTTATAAAAGTGATGTCAAGTTAATACTGACTAGGCCTAGAGAAATCCCCCCCGTTATTAACTTTAAAGTAAATGAGTCAATGTTTGGGAGCGGAGTAGTGACGAATAGGTCAATTATGTTAATAATTAAATCATCTGAAGGTGTACTCTTCGGGCTTTATTCTACCCACGTCTACTTTGTAGAGATAGGAAAAGTTTACTTTAACTATTTATGGGAAAGGTCTAGTAAACAAGGGAATAACGCTTAA
- a CDS encoding 30S ribosomal protein S25e, with protein sequence MGGASKKPISNIEKKLKKQQEEVQKKGQKKTSKTGKEVTSKAITVDKDTINKVQDELKREKIITPYVLANKINVNISVAKKILEELERQGMISQAVKNRRTVVYVTNS encoded by the coding sequence ATGGGTGGTGCGAGTAAAAAACCAATTAGTAACATAGAGAAAAAATTGAAGAAACAACAAGAAGAAGTACAGAAAAAAGGCCAGAAGAAAACTTCTAAAACCGGAAAAGAAGTTACTTCAAAAGCTATTACAGTAGATAAAGACACTATAAATAAAGTCCAAGACGAGCTTAAAAGGGAGAAGATTATTACACCTTATGTGCTCGCTAATAAGATTAATGTTAACATTAGCGTAGCTAAGAAAATCCTAGAAGAGCTTGAGAGGCAAGGCATGATATCTCAGGCTGTCAAAAATAGAAGAACCGTAGTATATGTAACAAATTCATAA